From Gammaproteobacteria bacterium, the proteins below share one genomic window:
- a CDS encoding glycosyltransferase family 2 protein → MSRGEAPGSRLSIVIPAKNEANTLARMLPEIRRLHPEAEIVVTDDGSSDGTAEVVEANGGIAVRHPFSMGNGAAIKSGVKRATGDIVVFMDADGQHSPDDIGKLADHLQQENFRMVVGARSRKGQSSAFRGLANAIYNRLASLIVGHRIHDLTSGFRATYRKDFLRFLVLLPNGFSYPTTSTMAYFRSALPVGYLDIDVRKNQGRSHINPLKDGLRFLLIIIKVATLYSPLKVFVPLSAAFFATGACHYAYTFLTQGRFTNMSALLFSTSVLVFLIGLLSEQITTLIYSTTSQDD, encoded by the coding sequence GACTGAGTATCGTGATTCCGGCAAAGAACGAGGCGAACACCCTCGCCCGCATGCTTCCGGAGATCAGGAGGCTGCATCCCGAGGCGGAGATCGTCGTGACGGATGACGGCTCCAGTGATGGTACGGCCGAGGTGGTCGAAGCCAATGGCGGCATTGCCGTAAGACATCCGTTTTCCATGGGAAACGGTGCCGCCATCAAATCCGGCGTGAAACGCGCCACGGGCGACATCGTCGTGTTCATGGATGCCGATGGCCAGCATTCACCGGATGATATCGGCAAGCTGGCCGATCACTTGCAGCAAGAGAATTTCCGCATGGTGGTCGGGGCTCGCAGCCGCAAAGGCCAGTCCAGCGCGTTCCGCGGCCTGGCAAATGCCATCTACAACCGCCTTGCCAGCCTGATTGTGGGCCACCGGATTCACGACCTGACCTCCGGCTTCAGGGCCACTTACCGGAAGGATTTCCTGCGCTTCCTGGTCTTGCTGCCCAACGGGTTTTCCTACCCGACCACCAGCACGATGGCCTATTTTCGCTCGGCCTTGCCGGTCGGCTACCTGGACATCGACGTCCGCAAGAACCAGGGACGCAGTCACATCAATCCACTGAAGGACGGGCTGCGATTCCTGTTGATCATCATCAAGGTGGCAACCCTTTACTCGCCCTTGAAGGTCTTCGTGCCACTCAGTGCGGCTTTCTTTGCGACCGGCGCCTGCCATTACGCCTACACCTTCCTTACCCAGGGTCGCTTTACCAACATGTCTGCCCTGCTGTTCTCGACGTCGGTACTGGTGTTCCTTATCGGGCTGCTGTCGGAACAGATCACCACGCTGATCTACAGCACCACCTCGCAAGATGACTGA
- a CDS encoding glycosyltransferase, whose product MTDSIARPRVLVLASTFPRHEHDTLPDFVSQLCNALAGDFRITVLAPHAPGSRRVGRIGRCSVVRFRYAWPTSLQGLAYGNGILANLRQRPWSWLLLPGFLLAGMLATRRLARRVDAKLVHAHWLLPAGLTAALARPGRPLLLTCHGSDVLAGRSGLLSRLRRFTLARCTRVTAVSSSLGDAVRRLSPGSKPLVIPLGIDTQQFTPPAIDTERQGILFAGRLADAKGVGLLPGMLEQLHPDHPTAVLHIAGEGAQRAQLEKAFRRHGLQQHVAFHGWLPPDRLASIMRDCRILVFPSRDFEGFGLVLAEGMAAGCAVVASDLPTSRELIDDGENGLLVAPGDVDALSTAVARLLADPQLAARLGIEARQRIESGYSRASAVQSFAGLYRKLLAGDCS is encoded by the coding sequence ATGACTGACAGCATCGCTAGGCCGAGGGTGCTCGTTCTGGCTTCGACGTTTCCCCGCCACGAGCATGACACGCTGCCTGATTTCGTCAGCCAGCTCTGCAACGCCCTGGCCGGCGATTTCAGGATCACGGTGCTCGCACCCCATGCACCCGGCAGCCGCAGGGTCGGTCGCATCGGACGTTGCAGCGTGGTGCGGTTCCGTTATGCCTGGCCGACCAGCCTGCAAGGCCTCGCCTATGGAAATGGCATCCTGGCCAACCTGCGGCAACGCCCATGGTCATGGCTGTTGCTGCCGGGCTTCCTGCTGGCCGGCATGCTCGCCACGCGCCGCCTGGCCCGCCGCGTGGACGCAAAGCTGGTGCATGCCCACTGGCTGCTGCCGGCTGGTCTGACGGCCGCACTGGCCAGGCCGGGCCGTCCCTTGCTGCTGACCTGCCATGGATCCGATGTGCTCGCTGGCCGGTCCGGCCTGCTGTCACGATTGCGGCGATTCACGCTGGCGCGTTGCACGCGCGTAACCGCTGTCAGCTCATCACTGGGAGATGCTGTCCGGCGCCTGTCGCCAGGCAGCAAGCCGCTGGTCATACCGCTGGGCATCGACACGCAGCAATTCACGCCCCCGGCGATCGACACCGAGCGGCAGGGAATCCTGTTTGCCGGCCGACTCGCCGATGCGAAAGGCGTCGGACTGCTGCCTGGGATGCTCGAGCAACTGCATCCGGATCACCCGACGGCCGTGCTGCACATTGCCGGCGAGGGTGCACAGCGCGCGCAGCTCGAGAAAGCGTTTCGCCGGCATGGCCTGCAGCAGCACGTGGCATTCCATGGCTGGCTGCCACCCGACAGGCTCGCGAGCATCATGCGTGACTGCCGGATACTGGTTTTCCCAAGCCGCGACTTCGAGGGTTTCGGTCTCGTGCTGGCGGAAGGCATGGCGGCTGGCTGCGCTGTCGTCGCCAGCGACCTGCCGACCAGCCGTGAACTGATCGACGATGGCGAAAACGGCCTGCTGGTTGCACCCGGTGACGTCGATGCCCTGTCGACGGCAGTTGCCAGACTGCTGGCTGACCCGCAACTGGCGGCAAGACTGGGCATCGAAGCACGACAGCGAATCGAGAGCGGATATTCGCGGGCCAGCGCCGTGCAGTCATTTGCCGGCCTTTACCGGAAGCTGCTGGCTGGAGACTGCTCGTGA